Proteins encoded within one genomic window of Arachis ipaensis cultivar K30076 chromosome B08, Araip1.1, whole genome shotgun sequence:
- the LOC107614069 gene encoding tubulin beta-4 chain-like, with the protein MREILHIQGGQCGNQIGSKFWEVVCDEHGIDPVGHYVGTSQLQLERLDVYYNEATNGRYVPRAVLMDLEPGTMDAIRTGPYGQIFRPDNFVFGQSGAGNNFAKGHYTEGAELIDSVLDVLRKEVENCDCLQGFQVCHSLGGGTGSGMGTLLISKIREEYPDRMMLTFSVFPSPKVSDTVVEPYNATLSVHQLVENADECMVLDNEALYDICFRTLKLTTPSFGDLNHLISATMSGVTCCLRFPGQLNSDLRKLAVNLIPFPRLHFFMVGFAPLTSRGSQNYHALSVPELTQQMWDAKNMMCAADPRHGRYLTASAVFRGKMSTKEVDEQILNVQNRNSSYFVEWIPNNVKSSVCDIAPKGLPMASTFVGNSTSIQEMFRRVSEQFAAMFRRKAFLHWYTGEGMDEMEFTEAESNMNDLVAEYQQYQDASPEEDQDDES; encoded by the exons ATGCGTGAGATTCTTCATATTCAGGGAGGTCAATGCGGGAACCAAATAGGATCAAAGTTTTGGGAAGTGGTGTGTGATGAGCATGGGATAGACCCTGTAGGTCACTACGTTGGAACCTCTCAACTTCAGCTTGAAAGACTTGACGTTTATTACAATGAGGCCACCAACGGTCGCTATGTGCCACGTGCCGTCCTCATGGACCTTGAGCCCGGCACCATGGACGCCATCCGGACGGGCCCTTATGGCCAGATATTCCGCCCGGACAACTTTGTCTTCGGCCAGTCTGGCGCTGGAAATAACTTCGCCAAGGGCCATTACACTGAGGGCGCAGAGCTCATTGACTCTGTCCTTGATGTTTTGAGAAAGGAGGTTGAGAATTGCGATTGCTTGCAGG GGTTTCAAGTGTGTCATTCGCTGGGAGGGGGGACAGGTTCTGGAATGGGTACTCTGCTGATTTCGAAGATTAGAGAGGAATACCCGGATCGAATGATGCTTACTTTCTCGGTGTTCCCATCTCCGAAGGTGTCGGACACGGTTGTTGAGCCTTATAATGCCACACTCTCTGTTCACCAGCTGGTGGAGAATGCTGATGAGTGCATGGTCCTTGACAACGAAGCACTATACGACATATGCTTTAGGACTCTCAAGCTCACTACTCCATCTT TTGGAGATCTGAATCATTTGATATCGGCAACAATGAGTGGAGTTACTTGCTGCTTAAGATTCCCGGGTCAGCTCAACTCAGACCTCAGGAAGCTAGCTGTCAACTTGATCCCATTTCCACGCCTTCATTTCTTTATGGTGGGCTTTGCTCCCCTCACATCTCGAGGGTCACAGAACTATCACGCACTTTCTGTCCCAGAACTCACACAACAGATGTGGGATGCCAAGAACATGATGTGTGCAGCTGATCCGCGCCATGGCCGTTACTTAACAGCATCAGCAGTATTCAGAGGAAAAATGAGCACAAAGGAAGTGGATGAACAGATACTGAATGTGCAGAACAGGAACTCCTCATATTTTGTGGAGTGGATCCCCAACAATGTCAAGTCGAGCGTCTGTGATATCGCACCCAAAGGCCTTCCCATGGCTTCCACTTTTGTTGGCAATTCAACTTCCATACAAGAGATGTTCAGGAGAGTGAGCGAGCAGTTTGCTGCCATGTTCAGAAGAAAGGCCTTCTTGCACTGGTACACTGGAGAAGGAATGGATGAGATGGAGTTCACTGAAGCGGAGAGCAACATGAACGATCTTGTTGCAGAGTATCAGCAGTACCAAGATGCCTCCCCTGAAGAAGACCAAGATGATGAAAGCTGA